The following is a genomic window from Bacillota bacterium.
CTGGAGCGGTTCGGCAAGGCGCTGGCCGACGGGCTGCGGGAGTCGGCGGCGCGGCACGGCGTCGCCGTCCAGGTGAACCAGCGGGGCGGCGGCGTGTCCATCGCCTTTACCGAGGAGCCGGTGTACGACGTGGCGGCCGTGGACCGCAGCGACAAGGCCATGTTCGCCCGCTTCTTCCGCCGCATGCTGGCTTCCGGCATCAACCTGGCGCCCTCGGTCTACGAGGTGCTCTACGTCACCGCCGCCCACACGGAGCAGGACATCGAGTTCACGCTCAACGCGATTGAGCGCGTCTTCGCTACCCTCCACGACGGCGACGACTGATGCGAGGCGCCGCGCGGCGCCTCAGCCCGACTGGGCGAAATAGTCGACGACGCCGTTGTAGATGGCCAGCGCAGCCCGGTAGCGGTACGCCGGGTCCGCCAGCAGCCGCTCCTCGCTCCAGTTGGACAAAAAGCCCAGCTCCAGCAAGACGGCCGGCATCGTCGTCTCCCGCACGACGTGGAACGACCGGCGGATGACCCCCACGCTGCGCGTCCCCAGGGCTTGCGCGAGATGGGCCTGCATGACATCGGCCAGCCGGCGGCTGCGCTCGTGGTAGTAATAGGTGGTGACGCCGTGCACCGCTGGGTTGGGATTGGAGTCGTTGTGGATGCTGATGAAGACGTCGGCGCCGGCCTGGTTGGCGATGGCGGCCCGCGCGGCCAGCGGCACGTAGCGGTCGTCGCTGCGTGTCAGAATGACGCGGGCGCCGGCCTGCTCCAGCAGGTTCTTCGCGTCCAGCGCCACGAAGAGCGTGTTGTACGCCTCTCGCGTCTTGCCGCTGACGCCCAGGGCGCCCGGATCTGATCCGCCGTGACCGGGATCGAGCACGATGGTGCGGTTGGCCAAAGGCTTTGCGGACTGCGGGACCGGCGCCCGCTCGGCCCCTGAGGCGGCCGTGTCGCCGCCGCCCGCGGCGGGCCGCTGGCCGGACGCCGACTGCTGGGCGGATCCGGGTGCCGCGTCCGGCGAGGACGGCGCAGCGCCCGGCGCCGGGGAAACCGGCTCGGGCAACTCGCCGGGCGCGCCGGCCTGGCCGCCCATCAAGTAGAAAAACAACAAGACAATAAGAGTCGCGACGAGGCTGGAGCGCAGGGTGACTACGCTCTGCGATGGGGCTCGGTGCAACGCTTGCTCCCCCGTTTCCTGCTGCGATGAAAGCCGTGTCGTAAGCGGCGTGAGCAGCGTTGCCGTCCGTGGCCTCGTTTTTCCCTCGTCCTTCGGGCTTCTTTCCTGGACTTCTGCAGCGCCGCCGGGCTTCCTCCCGCCCGGCTGCTAGCAATAACTGCCCGCCCGGGCGACGCTTGCCAGCAGGACCCGGCGTTCCGCCGCGGCGCCCCGGGCCCGCCGCTGCCCGGCTTCGGTTAGAGCGATGCGCTTGCAAGGCGGTGCTCTTGCCGCCGCACCGTCAGTGCCTCAAGCCGTTCCACGTCCACCGCCACGCCGATGCCGGGTTCGGACGGCACAGCGAGGCAGCCTTCGTCATCCAACGTGAACGGCGGATCGACGATGTCTTCGAGCCAATAGCGATCCGAGGCCGACAGGTCGCCCGGCAGCGAAAATCCCGGCAGCGACGCCAGCGCCACGTTGTGGGCGCGCCCGATGCCCGTTTCCAGCATGCCGCCGCACCACACCGGCACTCCGCGCGCCAAAGCCAAATCGTGCACCGCCACCGCGGCTGTGTGGCCTCCCAGCCGCGCCGCCTTGACGTTGAACATGCGGCAGCTGCCCAACGCCAGCGCCTGGGCCGCGTGCTCCACGCTCCGCACGCTCTCGTCGAGGCAGACGGGGGTCTGCAGTTGCGCCTGCAGCCGCGCGTGATCGAGGAGGTCGTCCCACGACAGCGGCTGCTCGAGAAAAGCCAGGCCGAACTGATCCAAGCGCTGGAGCGCCTCCATGTCGCCAATACGATACGATCCGTTGGCGTCGACCGCGAGCTCGAGGCCGGGGAACGCGCGGCGCACCGGTTCAACCACGTCGACGTCCCGTCCCGGCGCGATTTTCAGCTTCACCCGGCGGTAGCCCCGCTGCACGCAGTCTTCCACCTGCCGCAGCAGCTCCCGCGTATCCGCCGCGAAGCCCAGCGCGACGCCCGCCGGCACTTTCCGGCGCGTCCCGCCCAGCACCGCGCTCAACGATAGCCCTCGCTGGCGCGCCCACAAGTCCCAGAGGGCTCCCTCCAGGCCTGCCTTGGCGATGGGATGGCCGCGAAAGACGGTCAAGGCGGCCGCCGCGCCCGACGGGTGCTGCAGGCCGGCGCGGGAGAGCGCCGGGACGAAGAAATCGTTGAGCACGTGCCAAGCCGTGGCGACGGTCTCCTCGTTGTACGTCGGCCGGGACAGCACCGGCGCCTCGCCGTATCCTACGTGCCCGCCCCCGTGAGCTTCGATGATCACCACGTCCCGCTCGTGCTCGGCACCTAGCGCCGTGACAAACGGCGATCGCAAGCGCATGCGGATATGCCGCACGACCACCCGCTCCAGCGCCAGCGGCTCGGGTTGCACCAGGTCGTCACTCCTTGGCCCGCGCTTCGCGCACGGCCAGCAGCGCGCCGACGACGGCCGCCACGACCGCGCCCGCGAGCGGGCCCGCCCAGGCCAGCCAATGGTTTTCCCACACGCTGCCCGCCAGCGCGACACCAAACGCCCGGGCCGGATTCAGCGTGCCGCCGGTCAGCGGCGCGGCGAGGAACACCGCCGCGCTCATGGCCGCCCCCACGGCCAGCGCGGCCGCGGGACGCTGGCCTTCGCCGATCCGAGCGCCGAAATATACGAGCGTCACGGCCAGCGTCAGTATCGCTTCTAAGATAATTTGGGCCGCCGCCCGCTCCGGCTGCGCCGCTGCCACGGCCAGCCGGGCGCGCCGCCAGACGTCGCTCCCGAAAACGGCCGCCGCCGCCAGCGCCGCGGCGACGCCGCCCAAAAGCTGCGCCAGCACGTACATCACCGCGCGCGGCCACCGCATCCGGCCCGCCAGCGCCCAGGCCACGCTGACGGCCGGGTTGACGTGGGCGCCCGAGACCGGCCCCAGCGCGGCCACGATGGCCGCCAGCGCCAGCCCGTGCACCGCGGCCACGCCGCCAATCCCTAGCGCTCCGCCGGACCGCTCGTCGGCGACGAACGCCGCCGCGCCGAGAAACGAAAACAAGAAAGTGCCCACCATTTCGGCCATCGCCCTTTGTGCCGGGCTGCCGGCCATCTAGTCTCCTCCTTTCCCGGGCGTCGGGTCCGAGACGTGCGCCAGGGCGCGCCACGCGCCGGCGATGCGGCGGTGGGCTCGCCCGAACGGCAGCGCGTCCAGTTCATCGGCCGTGGCCCACCGCCACGCGGCGCCCCCGGTCTCGGGCCCTCGCCCACCACCCGCGCCTGCGTCCACCGCGTACTCGAACACGCGCAGGCGCCACGTCAAGTGGCTGAAGACGTGCGTCACGTCCTGCAGCCGTCCCGCCGGCCGCGCCGCGACCCCGTAGAGCTCCTGCAGACGCTGCCGCAACCGCGCCGCCGCCTCTTCGTCCGAGACATCCGCCGGCAGCTCAAGCCATGGGAACTCCCACAACCCAGCCAGCAAGCCGCCTTCCGGCCGGCGCACGACGAGCAGGCGGGGGACTTCGCCCCCGGTTCCCTGCGCGACCGCCACCGCCACCGCCCCGTGCACGACGCGGCCCGGCTGCTTTTTCGGCCGCACCGGCAGCGCTTCGGCCGCGCCTTCCGCGCGCGCCACGCACGCATCGGCCCACGGGCAGCGGCCGCAGTCGGGCCGGCCCGGCGTGCAGACCAGAGCGCCCAGCTCCATGAGCGCCTCCGTGAACCGGCCGGCTTGCTCAGCCGGCATCATGGCGGCGGCCAGCTCCTCGATGCGCCGCTGGACCGCCCCCTGCGTCACCGGCTCCGCGATGCCGTACAGGCGCGCGAGCACCCGCAACACGTTGCCGTCCACCGCCGGCGACGGGTAATTGAAGGCGATGCTGGCGATGGCCGCGGCCGTGTAGCGGCCGATGCCGGGAAGCTTGGCCAGCTCGTCGGGGTGCTGCGGCAGCTGGCCCCCGTAGCGGGCCATGACCTCGCGCGCGGCCAGCCACAGGTTGCGGGCGCGCGAATAATACCCGAGTCCTTCCCACTCCTTGAGGACGTCTTCTTCCGCAGCGGCCGCCAACTGCTCGACGGTCGGAAAACGGCGCAAGAACGAGTCATAGCGGGAAACGACCGTCTCCACTCGCGTCTGCTGCAGCATCACTTCGGAAACCCAGACGCGATACGGATCGCGGTCCCTCCGCCACGGCAAGTCCCGCTTGTGCGCCTCGAACCAGTCCACCAGCCGGCGGCCGAGCTCGCGTGGGTCTGCGTTCACGGCTCAGGCCACCGCTACATGCCGACGATGTTGTAGCCCGCGTCCACGTACAGTACTTCGCCGGTGATGCCCGAGCTCAGCGGGCTGCAAAGGAACAGCGCCGCACCGGCCAGCTCCTCCATTTCCACCCGGCGGCGCAGCGGCGCTTTCTCGGCGTGGTGTTCCAGCATCTTCATGAAGCCCGGCACGCCCCGCGCGGCCAGCGTCTTCATGGGACCGGCCGAGATGGCGTTGACGCGAATGTTGTCCGGCCCCAAGTCGTAGGCCAGATAGCGCACCGCCGCCTCCAGCGCCGCCTTGGCCACGCCCATGACGTTGTAGCCGGGAATGACCTTTTCGGCGCCGTAGTAGGTCAGCGTCACGATGCTGCCGCCGCCCGCCGCCTTCATCAGCGGCCGCGCCGCGTTGGCGAGCGCCGCCAGCGAGTACGCGCTGACATCCTGCGCGATCGCGTAGCCTTGCCGGGACGTTTCCACGAAAGGCCGCTGCAAATCTTCGCGCGGCGCGTACGCCACGGCGTGAATCAAAATGTCCAGCTTACCGAACTCCTCCTGCACGCGCCGGAAAACGTTTTCGATCTGCGCGTCGTCGGTGACGTCCAGGGGCAGCACCAGCGGGTCGTTGAGCCCCGCGGCCAGCTCCCGCACTTTCGGCTCGACGCGCTCGTTCTGGTACGTCACGGCCAGCTTGGCGCCGGCCTTGTCCAGCATTTGCGCGATGCCCCAGGCGATGCTGTGCTTGTCCGCGATGCCGACCACCAAGCCCGTGCGCCCGGAGAGGTCGATGGTGATCACGTCGTTCCCTCCTGCGTTTCGCTGCGGGCGGCTCCGTCCGCCGCGCCCTCACGCTTCCGCAATCAGCTGTTTGTTCTGCAGAATCCGGACGATTTCCCCTGCCT
Proteins encoded in this region:
- the menC gene encoding o-succinylbenzoate synthase yields the protein MALERVVVRHIRMRLRSPFVTALGAEHERDVVIIEAHGGGHVGYGEAPVLSRPTYNEETVATAWHVLNDFFVPALSRAGLQHPSGAAAALTVFRGHPIAKAGLEGALWDLWARQRGLSLSAVLGGTRRKVPAGVALGFAADTRELLRQVEDCVQRGYRRVKLKIAPGRDVDVVEPVRRAFPGLELAVDANGSYRIGDMEALQRLDQFGLAFLEQPLSWDDLLDHARLQAQLQTPVCLDESVRSVEHAAQALALGSCRMFNVKAARLGGHTAAVAVHDLALARGVPVWCGGMLETGIGRAHNVALASLPGFSLPGDLSASDRYWLEDIVDPPFTLDDEGCLAVPSEPGIGVAVDVERLEALTVRRQEHRLASASL
- a CDS encoding aquaporin, with the translated sequence MAGSPAQRAMAEMVGTFLFSFLGAAAFVADERSGGALGIGGVAAVHGLALAAIVAALGPVSGAHVNPAVSVAWALAGRMRWPRAVMYVLAQLLGGVAAALAAAAVFGSDVWRRARLAVAAAQPERAAAQIILEAILTLAVTLVYFGARIGEGQRPAAALAVGAAMSAAVFLAAPLTGGTLNPARAFGVALAGSVWENHWLAWAGPLAGAVVAAVVGALLAVREARAKE
- the mutY gene encoding A/G-specific adenine glycosylase, with product MNADPRELGRRLVDWFEAHKRDLPWRRDRDPYRVWVSEVMLQQTRVETVVSRYDSFLRRFPTVEQLAAAAEEDVLKEWEGLGYYSRARNLWLAAREVMARYGGQLPQHPDELAKLPGIGRYTAAAIASIAFNYPSPAVDGNVLRVLARLYGIAEPVTQGAVQRRIEELAAAMMPAEQAGRFTEALMELGALVCTPGRPDCGRCPWADACVARAEGAAEALPVRPKKQPGRVVHGAVAVAVAQGTGGEVPRLLVVRRPEGGLLAGLWEFPWLELPADVSDEEAAARLRQRLQELYGVAARPAGRLQDVTHVFSHLTWRLRVFEYAVDAGAGGGRGPETGGAAWRWATADELDALPFGRAHRRIAGAWRALAHVSDPTPGKGGD
- a CDS encoding enoyl-[acyl-carrier-protein] reductase FabI (Catalyzes a key regulatory step in fatty acid biosynthesis), whose protein sequence is MDLSGRTGLVVGIADKHSIAWGIAQMLDKAGAKLAVTYQNERVEPKVRELAAGLNDPLVLPLDVTDDAQIENVFRRVQEEFGKLDILIHAVAYAPREDLQRPFVETSRQGYAIAQDVSAYSLAALANAARPLMKAAGGGSIVTLTYYGAEKVIPGYNVMGVAKAALEAAVRYLAYDLGPDNIRVNAISAGPMKTLAARGVPGFMKMLEHHAEKAPLRRRVEMEELAGAALFLCSPLSSGITGEVLYVDAGYNIVGM